From a region of the Lactuca sativa cultivar Salinas chromosome 4, Lsat_Salinas_v11, whole genome shotgun sequence genome:
- the LOC128133605 gene encoding uncharacterized protein LOC128133605 codes for MGFPFSTGIEKSCRLMAQPDVTLISDLDVLKDDSTIKVRVINLWNLFSFYNKDELFNIELILIDEQGTKIQANVLRKNIYRFKNILKDGLAFYIKCPSFASQRMNGFTLTRQDHKLTFLHNTVVTESHDFSGPTFGFEFVDYQSVISLAHPQNMAIDVIGLVVAIGEMGRDNEDMKKHRLNIQIQDANGLQLNVNLWGHFAYKLQDFLHNNPHNLRMIVILQFAKLSIWRDRPTVNTYFSVSKLFINTDIDEINAFKKSLDGDDSPDSSTNTFTLLKSNKVSEHDDFMVNFQLKTIVDVSEPVEPPDADDQPNVDELTHGYECHNNDCTKTETSVIPRFMIPIRVQDNTGTLTLTMFERDGKYLLKKSAKDLFKKTLKVLGFSTAFYPGEINALKGLKLAFKISIKNFNVSKKNNQYSICRVSDDEKLIEELENKLTVSQVGNSQSFDVAETDFESQDTRSLKDAISGTDDNITPSTVDKYSATSPMKNLNTPKVLKRNLEKVFDLELNENSSSSKTPKISPEGRINQVVKVKLEKSG; via the exons ATTGATGGCACAACCAGATGTTACTTTGATTTCAGATTTGGATGTACTTAAAGATGATTCGACTATCAAAGTAAGAGTGATAAACCTATGGAACCTCTTTTCATTCTATAACAAGGACGAACTTTTCAACATTGAATTAATCTTAATAGATGAACAG GGTACTAAGATTCAAGCAAATGTATTAAGAAAAAACATCTATCGATTCAAAAACATTCTAAAAGATGGCTTAGCATTTTACATAAAATGTCCAAGCTTTGCATCTCAAAGGATGAATGGTTTTACTTTGACTCGGCAAGATCATAAACTTACTTTTCTCCATAACACTGTTGTTACGGAGTCTCATGATTTTTCTGGACCTACATTTGGTTTTGAGTTTGTTGATTATCAGTCTGTTATCTCATTGGCCCATCCTCAAAACATGGCTATCG ATGTTATTGGATTAGTCGTTGCAATTGGTGAGATGGGGCGAGACAATGAAGATATGAAAAAACACAGGCTCAACATCCAAATCCAAGATGCAAA TGGTTTGCAACTCAATGTCAATTTGTGGGGTCATTTTGCTTACAAACTGCAAGACTTTCTTCATAACAATCCACACAATCTTCGTATGATTGTTATCCTTCAATTTGCAAAACTTAGTATTTGGAGAG ATCGTCCAACAGTTAACACCTACTTTTCCGTATCAAAGCTGTTCATTAACACAGACATTGATGAAATCAATGCGTTTAAGAAAAG TTTGGATGGAGATGATAGCCCTGATTCATCTACAAATACATTTACACTTTTGAAGTCTAATAAAGTTTCTGAACATGATGATTTCATGGTTAATTTCCAGTTGAAGACAATTGTTGATGTTTCTGAACCCGTGGAG CCTCCTGATGCAGACGATCAACCTAATGTTGATGAATTAACTCATGGTTATGAATGTCATAATAACGACTGCACAAAAACTGAAACTTCAGTTATTCCGAG atTTATGATTCCGATACGTGTCCAAGACAATACCGGTACACTTACCTTAACCATGTTTGAAAGGGATGGAAAATATCTTTTGAAGAAATCAGCCAAGGATCtgtttaaaaaaacattaaaggTG CTTGGTTTTAGTACTGCTTTCTATCCTGGAGAGATAAATGCACTGAAAGGGTTGAAATTGGCGTTTAAAATATCAATCAAAAACTTCAACGTCTCAAAAAAGAACAACCAATATAGTATATGTAGAGTGAGTGATGATGAAAAGTTGATTGAAGAACTGGAAAATAAGTTGACCGTTTCACAG GTTGGCAATTCACAGTCATTTGATGTTGCTGAAACAGATTTTGAATCACAAGATACTAGGAGTTTGAAG GATGCAATTTCTGGGACAGATGACAACATAACACCTTCCACTGTTGATAAATATTCAGCAACAAGTCCCATGAAGAATTTGAATAcaccaaaagttttgaagagaaaTTTGGAAAAAGTATTTGATTTGGAGTTGAATGAAAACTCATCatcttcaaaaactccaaaaatttcACCAGAAGGACGCATTAACCAGGTTGTGAAGGTAAAGTTGGAAAAAAGTGGCTGA